The stretch of DNA GGGTGGGGAGATGGCCACGGCCCAGTGGCTCCAGGCCCGGGCGGCGGGGGTGGCGCCCGAGGTGCGCATGAACCCCGTGCTGGTGAAGCCCTTCGGGGAGCGGGGGGCCCAGGTGGTGGTCCTGGGGAGGGTGGACCCCTTCCTCTCCTCCCTCCCCTGGAGGGAACGGAAGCCCCACCTGGAAGCCCCCGTCCGGGAGGCCCTGGAGGGGCTTCTGGCAGAGTACGAGCTCGTGGTCCTGGAGGGGGCGGGAAGCCCGGTGGAGCGCAACCTCTGGCCCGACCTCCCCAACCTCCAGGTGGCGGCGTGGGCGGGGGCCAGGGCCCTCCTGGTGGCGGACGTGGACCAAGGGGGGGCCTTGGGGGCCCTCTACGGCACCTGGGCCCTCCTGGGAGAGCACCGGGAGCGGCTTTTAGGCTTCGCCTTCAACAAGTTCCGGGGGGACCTTTCCCTCCTTAAGCCCGCCTACGGCCTCCTGGAGGCGTGGACGGGGGTGCCCGTCCTGGGCACCCTGCCCATGCTCCCCCTGGAGCTTCCCGAGGAGGACGGCTTCCGCCACCGCCTTCGGGGGGGAGAGGGGCCCAAGGTGGCCATCCTCCGCTACCCCCACGCCGCCAACCTGGACGAGTTCTGGCCCCTCGCCGAGCTGGCCCGCGCGGTCTACGCCGAAACCCCCGAGGAGGCGGAAGGGGCCGAGCTCCTCATCCTCCCGGGAAGCCGGCTTCCCGCCCGGGACCTCCCCTGGCTTAAGGCCTTCCTCCCCCTCCTCCGGCGCCACGTGGAGGCGGGAAAGCCCCTCCTCGCCGTCTGCGGCGGGGCGGAGATGCTCTCGGAGGTCATCGCGGACGAGGAGGGGGTGGAGGAGCAGGGGGTCTTCCCCGGCCTCGGCCTCCTCCCCTACCGGGTGCGCATGCGCCGGGAGAAGCGGGTGAAGGCGAGGCGGGTGCCCCTTTCGGGGTTGGCGGGCTACTGGGGGAGGCTGAACGGCCTCGAGGCGGAGGGCTACGAGATCCACCACGGGGAGGGGCTTCCCCTCATCCACCAGGAAGGAAGCCTCCTCGCCACCTGGCTCCACGGCCTCCTGGAAAACCCCGGGGTGCAACGGGCCCTCTTCGGCCGGGAGGCCCGGGCCCTGGACGAGGCCCTGGATAGCCTGGCGGACGCCCTGGAGCGCCACCTGGACCTCCCCCGCCTCCACCGGGCCCTGGGCCTTACGGGGAGGCTCTGGCAAGGGGTAGCCCCCCAAAGCCCCGACCCGCCCCCCAGGCCCGGCCTCGTCCTCCTCCTGGGCGGGGCGAGAAGCGGCAAGAGCCGCCACGCCCAGCGCCTCGCCGGTCCCCAGGCCACCCTCATCGCCACGGCGGAGGCCCGGGACGAGGAGATGGCAGACCGCATCCGGCGCCACCGGGCGGAGCGCCCCCCCACCTGGGAAACCCTGGAGGAACCCCTGGACCTGGCGGGGGCCCTGGGGCGGGCCCGCCACCCCGTGGTGGTGGTGGACTGCCTCACCGTGTGGGTTTCCAACCTCCTGGAGAGGAACCTGGACCCCTTGGCCGAGGTGGAGCGTTTCCTGAAGGCGGTGGCGGAAAGCGGCAAACGGGTCATCGCCATCTCCAACGAGGTGGGGATGGGCATCGTCCCCGCCAACGCCCTGGCCCGCCGCTACCGGGACCTCCTGGGCGGGGTGAACGCCCGGCTGGCGGAGGAGGCCGAGGCGGTCTACCTCCTGGTGGCGGGCCAACCCCTCCTCCTAAAGGGCGGGGAACCTGTGGCCCAGGCTACACCGGAGGGGCACCCTGGCCCGGAGATGTAGTTTAGACAAAAGTTAGACAAAGCACCCGCTGCTAGGCTAAGCGTGCCCGATAGGGCAAGGAGGTCCTTATGCGCAGGTGGTTTCCCCTTCTCCTGACGGTTTTGGCCGGGCTTTCCCTAGCCCAAGGGGCCATGGTGCGGGTGGCCCACCTCTCCCCCGACGCCCCCGCCGTGGACGTTTTGGTAAACGGCCAGCGGGCCATCCAAAACCTGGCCTTTAAGGAAGTGACCCCCTACATCCCCCTCCCCGCCGCCCGGGTGCGGGTCCAGGTGGTGCCCGCCGGGCAGGAGGGCCCCGTGGTCATTGACGCGGAGCTGGACCTGCGGGACGGCGTCTACTATACCGTGGCCGCCACGGGCTTCCTGGCCCAGATCCGGCCCCAGGTGTACACGGACGCCCTGGCGGGCCTCTTCCCCCGGGCGGGCTACGCCCGCATCCGGGTGGTCCACACCTCCCCCGACGCCCCCGCCGTGGACGTGGCGGTGAAGGGCGGGACTGTGCTCTTCCCGAACCTCCCCTTCCCCCGGGCCGGCCAGTACCTGGTGGTCCCGGCGGGGCGGTACGACCTGGAGGTGCGGGTGGCGGGCACGGCCACCGTGGCCCTGGAGCTCCCCGGGGTGGTGCTGGAAAGCGGCAAGACCTACACCGTCTTCGCCGTGGGAAGCGTCCAGGCGGGTACCCTCACCGTTGTGCCCGTGGTGGACGCCGCCGCCTTGGGCGGAAACCGCTAGAAGGGGTCTTTGGCGCCCCCAGGGCTTCCTGGGGGCTTTTCCCATGGCCCTTCCCCCCTGGCTCCTCCCCCTCCTCGCCTGCCCCCGGTGCGGGGCTCCCCTCGAGGGCTTCCGCTGCGCCCCGTGCGGGGTGGGCTACCCCTTAAGGGGTCCCTTTCCTGACCTGCGGGCCGGGAAGGAGCGTCTCCCCCTGGCCCTAGTCAACCGCTTCCCCCCCACCGCCTGGCTCTACGATGCCTGGCGGGGGCGGTCCACGGGCCTCCTCTCGGGAGGGGCCCTCACCTTCGCCGAGGAGATCGCCCACCTCCGGGCGTGGCTCCTCCCCACGGGGGGGCCCTTCCTGGACGTGGGCACGGGAACGGGGGTTTACCGGGAGGCCCTGGGGGAAAGGGCCGTGGGCATAGACCCCTCCCCCGCCTTCCTCCGGGTGGCCGCCCGGCGCCGGCCCGGCCCCTACCTCCTCGCCCACGGGGAGGCCCTCCCCTTCGGCGCGGGGGTGTTTTCCGGGGTGGCCATCGGGCCCACCTGGAACGAGTTCCAAGACCCTAGGCGGGCGGCCCTCGAGGCCAGGCGGGTGCTCCGGAAGGGAGGAAGGCTTTTTGGGATGCTCCTCCTGGGCCCGGGGCCCTCCTTTGGGCTTTTCCGGCCGGGTGGGGAAAAGGTCCTTTCCCTTCTCCAGGAAGCGGGCTTCCGGGCCGAACTCCTCCGCTTTGGGCGGCTTGGCCTGGTGCTGGCGGAGGCGTAAACCCTTCGCCTTTGGAAGGGCGTCCCCACAAGGGGAAAGGACGGCCGAGGGGGTCATGACCACCCGGGGGGCTCTTCCCGGGAAGTGGGCGCGAAGGTGGCCCCGCACCCAAAGCCCGGCCATCCCTCGGGCCACCATGGGGGCATGCGCCCCCTCGCCCTTGGCCTCCTCCTGGGCTCGGCCTTGGCGGCCTCCTACCTGGGCCTCCCCGGCGCCGACACCGGGCGCCCGGCCCTGGACCGGAGCTACGCCCTGGTCTACCGGGCGGAAAATCCACGGGCGGTGCTCCTCCTCGTCCGGGGCCTCCTTGGGGGGAGCACCAACTTCGCCCTCCTGGCGGAGCACCTACGGCGGGAAGCCCCTTGGCTGGAGGTGTGGGCCTGGGAGCGGCGGGCCAACGGCCTGGAGGACCGCAGGGGCTTCCTGGGGGAAGACCCCTTGGCCTACTACCAAGCCCTCCCCGAGCCCGACCTCTCCCCCCTGCGGGACTTCGGCCTAGAGGTCCACCTGAAGGACCTGGACCTGGCGGTGGCGGAGGCGAGCAAACGGGCCCCCGTGGTCCTGGCCGGCCACTCCCTGGGGGCGAGCCTGGCCACCCTCTACGCCTGGGCCCACGGAGAGAAGCTCCTGGGCCTCGTCCTCCTGGACGGCACCTTGGGGCTTGTGACCCTTTCCCGGGAGGCCTTCCTGCGGGGCCAGGAAACCCCTTTGGGCCCCCTCCCCGGCCTGGAGGACCTCCTCTCGGGGCGGGCAAGCCCCGTCTTCCGGCTCCCAGGACTCTCCCCAAGGGACCTCGCCCTGGCGGAGGCGGAGGCCTTCCTGGCGGGGAAGCGCCCCGAGGAGCCCGTGCCCTTTGGGCCCTACCGGGCCACCCGGGAGGCCAAGGCCCTCCTCCGGGTGGACGACCACTACAGCCCCTTCCCCCTCTTCAGCGTGAGCGCCGGCCGGGCCTGGGCCCGGGAGGGGTTGAGCCTCCTCGGCCTCCTCCAGGGCAGGCTCACCCTCACGGTGCGGGGCCCTAGGGCCGGGCCCATCCGCTGGCGGGACACGGGGGAGGCCACGGACCCGAGGGCCTTCCTCAAGGCCTTCGCCCGGGAGGAGACGGGGTTTTCCGAGTGGTACTTCCCCTACCGCCTCCTCCTGGAGGTGGCGGGCTACCCCTACGTGCGGCCGGACCTGAAGCCTAGACCCCTGCCCTACCCCGTCCTGGCCCTGGGGGCGGGCCGGGGCCTCGTGGACCGGCCCGAGGCCTTCCGCCTCCCCGAGCTCTTCCCCGAAACCCCTAGCAAGGCCCAGGTTCTCCCCGGCCTCACCCACCTGGACCTCCTCACGGAGCGGGAGGGTAGGACGGCCCGGGCGCTAAGGGATTACCTAGAACTCCTCCTAGGCCCAAGTAGGCCAGGGCCAGCCGGGCCGCCCTGAGCCCGGAAAGGGCGGCGGCGGGGATGCCCTGCCCGGGGAAAACCCCCTCCCCCACCCGGAAGGCGTTCCGCAGGAGGCGCACCCGGGGGAAGCGGAAGGGGTGGGTCTGGGGGATGCCCCCCACCCAGGCCCGGCCGGCGAAGCGCCGGTAGGTGAGGGGGGTGGCGGCGAAGAGGAGGATGGCCTCCCGAAGCCCGGGGAGGAGGGCCTCCCCTAGCGCCAGGGCCTTGGCCTGCCAGCGGGCCTTGGCCCTCCGGTAGTCCTCCCCCTCCAGCCCCGCCCACAGGGCCAAGGGGGTGTGGAGGGAGAGGCTGAAGAGGGTCCTTTCCCCTTCGGGCCGCAAGGAGAGGAAGGCGAAGGGCCTTTCCCGGGCGTTTTGCCGGTAGTAGGGAGGGCTAGCCCGGAAGGGCAGGACCCCGTAGACCACGAAGGCCCCCCAACCGTCCCCGGGAACCCGCTCCGGGAGGCCCAGAAGGGGCTCGGGGGGGACGTTGAGGACGAAGACCTCCCCCGCCACCACCTCCCGCTCCCCCCGGCGCCGGCCCCCGTAGACCACCTCCACCCCGTGGGCCCGGCCCTCCCGGTGGAGGAGGCGCACCGCCCTGGCCTTGTAGCGCACCTCGAGGCCCCCCGCCAAGGCCTCGGCCAGAAGGCCCACGTAGGGGGGAAGGGCCGCCCCCAGGTGGGGCAGGTCCAGGCCCAGGGCGGCGTAGAGGGCGTAGGGGTCCTTCGTTTGGGCGCTGATGAGGAGTTGCGCCTCGAGGAAAAGGCGGAAGGCCGGGTCCTCCGGGGCCCGCCTCGAGGCCCGCGCGAGGAGGTCCGGCAGGAGGGGGAGAAGCCCGGGGAGGGTGCGGAGGAGGAGGGGCGCCTCCTCGGGTTCGGGGGGCCAGGGGAGGCGGGGCGCTAGGGCGAGGAGGCGCTCCGCCCGGTCCCGCTGCCAGGCCCAAAAGGGGAGAACCCCCTTCCCGAAAAAGTCCACCTGGGCCTCCCGCTCCGCCTCCCGCCCCACGGGCCGGACGAGGGGGCCCCGGGGGAGGAGGACCTGGAGGAGGGGAAAGCCCTCGGGAAGGGGCCTGACGGGGGGCTCCACCCCCGCCGCCTCCAGGGCCAAGGCCAGGGGAGCGCCGGGGGCGAGGCCCGTGAGGAGGGTGGCCCCCGCCTCAAAGCGGAAGCCCCGGTGATGGAAGCTTCCCGCAAGCCCCCCCGGGTAGGTGTGGGCCTCCAGCACCACCACCTCGAGGCCCGCCCGCTTAAGGACCTGGGCCGCCACCAAGCCCCCGATCCCGGCCCCCACCACCACCGCCCGCACGTGCCCCAGACTAGGAGCCCAGGGAGGGAAAAACCTTTGCCCAGGCTATACTGGAAGCGGTGCGGCCCGAGGCGGCAAACCTCCTCGCCCAAGCCCGGGAGGATCGGGTCACGGCGGAAACCCTCCAGGGAACGGGTACTCCGCCGCCGTCTTCGCCCAGCAGGCGGGGGAGAAAGCCCTAGGGGTGGAGCGCCTGCGCACCTATCCCCGGTCCCACGATCTCCTGGCCCTCGCGGAGGGCCTGGGGGCTCCCGAGGGGGTGCGGGAGGCAAGCCGCCCCTTCACCCTGAGCCGCTACCCCGACGTGGCGGGCACCCTCCCCGCCCGGCTCTATGGGAAGGCCCAAGGGGAGGCGCGCCTCGAGGCGGCCAAGGAGGTGCTCTCATGGGTGGAGGCGAGCTTGCGCCCCTGAAGGAAGCCCTGCGCCAAGCCCCCTTCCCCATCGCCCTGGCCCTCCTCTTCGGCTCCCGCGCCCGCGGGGACGCCCTTTTGGAAAGCGACTACGACCTCCTGGTGGTCTCCCCCGCCTTCCGGGGGATGAACTATCTGGACCGGCTCCTCCTCCTCCACCGGACCCTTCCCTTGCGGCACGTGGACTACGTGGCCCTAACCCCCGAGGAGTGGGCCGCCCGAAGGGAGGAGCTCGGGGTAGTGGGGGAGGCGGCCCGGGAGGGGATCGTCCTCCTGGAAAACCCTTCCCCGCCACCATCCCGGTAGACGGGCGGGGCTAGGCTAGGCCCATGCGGGTCTTGGTCACCGGCGCCACGGGCTACGTGGGGGGAAGGCTGGTGCCCCGGCTTCTGGAGAGGGGCCACCGGGTGCGCGTCCTCGTCCGCGACGCCCGCCGCCTTGGGGGCCGCCCCTGGGCGGAGCGGGTGGAGGTGGTGGAGGGGAGCCTCGAGGACGAAGGGGCCCTCCTCCGGGCCCTGGAGGGGGTGGAGGCCGCCTACTACCTGGTGCACGCCATGCTCTCGGAGGCCCGCTTCCAGGAGGCGGAGGAGCGCCAGGCTACGGCCTTCGTCCGGGTGGCCCAAAGGGTAGGGCTCCCCCACGCCATCTACCTGGGGGGGCTCCTGCCCCGGAAGGGGCGGCCTTCCCCCCACCTGGCGAGCCGGGCCCGGGTGGGGGAGATCCTGCGGAGAGGGGTGCCCACCACGGAGTTCCGCGCCGGGCCCATCGTGGGCTCGGGCTCGGCCAGCTTTGAGATGGTCCGCTACCTCACGGAACGCCTCCCCGTGATGGTGGCCCCCCGCTGGGTCCTGAACCCCGTCTCCCCCATCGCCATCCGCGACGTCCTGGCCTACCTCCTCCAGGCCCTGGAGAAGGGGCCCTCGGGGGTGGTGGAGGTGGGGGCCCCGCCCCTTTCCTTCAAGGCCATGATGGAGACCTACGCCGAGGTGCGGGGGCTCAAGCGCCTCATCCTCCCCGTGCCCGTCCTGGCCCCCAGGCTTGCGGCCCTTTGGGTGGGCCTCGTCACCCCCATCCCCAACCGCCTGGCCCTGCCCCTGGTGGAGGGCATCCTCCACCCCCTGGTGGCGGACACCGCCCGGGCCAAGGCCCTCTTCCCCGAGGTGGACCCCATCCCCTACCGGGAGGCGGTGGCCCTGGCCCTGGAGCGCACCGCCCTGGGCGAGGTGGAAACCCGCTGGTCGGGGGCCCTCCAGGGGCGGAGCTACTTCCTGGAGGACCGGGAGGGGGTTATCCGCGAGGTGCGCACCCTCCCCGTCCAGGCACCCCCCGAGGCCGTCTACCGGGTCTTCGCCTCCTTGGGGGGCGAGCGGGGGTGGCTCGTCTGGGGCTGGGCCTGGGCCTTGCGGGGGCTCGTGGACCGGCTCCTGGGGGGCCCGGGCTTACGGCGGGGCCGGCGCCACCCCACCCTCCTCCTCCCCGGGGAGGCCGTGGACTTCTGGCGCGTGGAGGCGGTGGAGCCGGGCCGCCTCCTCCGCCTCAGGGCGGAGATGCGCCTGCCCGGGAAGGCGTGGCTGGAGTGGCAGGCCCTTCCCGAGGGGGAAGGTTGCCGCCTGGTCCAGACCGCCTACTTCGCCCCCGTGGGCCTCACGGGCTTCCTCTACTGGTGGGCGCTCTACCCCATCCACGCCCGCATCTTCAGCGACCTGGCGCGGGCCATCGCCAAGGAGGCGGAACGGCAACGGGAAGCCCTCGCCTAGCCTTGGCCCAGGCTACAAAGGGCTTCCTCCTCCTTCCCTAGGCTTGAGGCATGCGCGTCCTGGTGCTTGGGTCCACGGGAGGCTTAGGGGGAGCCTTGGCCTGGGCCCTAAGGGGGCACGAGCTATTTCTCTCCGGCCGGCGCCCGGGGCCCCTGAGGGCGCTGGCGGAGGAGGTGGGGGGTAAACCCATCCCCGCCGACCTCTCCGACGAGCTGGAGGCCCAGGCCCTCCTGGAGGAGGCGGGGCCCTTGGACCTCCTCCTCCACGCCGTGGGCGTGGCGGGGCGGGCCCCGGTGCGGCAAACCCCAAGGGACCTCCTGGAGGGGATGCTCCAGGCCCACCTCCTCACCGCCCACCACGTCCTCAAGCACGCCCGCTTCCGGCCTGGGGCCCGCGCCGTGTTCTTCGGGGCCTATCCCGCCTACGTGCGGTTTCCTGCCTTCGCCGCCTACGCCGCCGCCAAGGGGGCTCTGGAAGCCTACCTGGAAGCGGCCCGCAAGGAGTTCCGCCGGGAAGGGGTCCATCTCGTCCTGGTACGCCTTCCCGCCGTGGCCACGGCGCTTTGGAACCCCCTCGGGGGCCCGCCCAAGGGGGCCCTCGCCCCCGAGGAGGCGGCCCAAAGGGTCCTGCGAGGGGTCCTGGCCGAGCCCCCGCCCGAGGTCCTGGAGGTGTAGCCGTGGGGGCCCGCTACACGGCCCACTTCTACCCCATGCGCCTCGCCCTCCTCGCCGTGGGGGATAACTTCATGCCCATGGCCTGGTGGACCCCTGTGTCCAAAGACCCCTTCCGCTTCCTCCTGGCCGTGGACCGGAAGAACCACACCCTAGGCCTCCTCCGGGAGCTCGGCGAAGGGGCCCTCTGCTTCCTCCCCTGGGAGGCGCGGGCCTGGGTGGTGCGGGCGGGCTACCTCTCGGGGCGGCGCGTGCGCAAGGCGGAACGGTTGGGCGTGGCCCTGAGGCCCGCCCAGGCCCTGGCCCGGACCCGGGTTCCCGAGGGGGCGCTCGCCGTCTTTGAACTCAAGGTGGCGGAGTGGCCCACGGACGGGGACCACGCCCTCTTCCTGGGGGACGTGGTCCACACCGAGGGAAGCCCTGAGGCCAAAAGGCGGCCCATCCTCTTCCTGGGCTTCCGGGACTTCGCCACCTTGGGGGAAACCTGGAGGTTCCGGCCATGAGAATGTGGACCGCTTTCCTCTTCCTCCTGGCCTTCGCCCAGGCCCCCTACGCCGTGGAGGGCGTGGCCCGCTACCGGGGCTACTACCCCCTGGGGAGCTGGGAGGGGGTGAACCCCACGGCCCGGGGGGAGGTCCAGTGGGACGGGGAGCGGGCCTCGGGAAAGGTCTGCCTGGAGCAGGCGGCTTGGGACTCGGGGATCGGGGAAAGGGACAAGAAGGCCCTGGAGATCCTCCGGGCAAAGGAGTACCCCGAGGCCTGCCTCTACCCCAAGCGGGCCTCCTTCGCCGGGGCCCGGTTCGTGGTGGAGGGGGAGCTCTCCCTGGCGGGCCGCACCCGCCCCGTGCGCCTGGAAGGGGAGCTCCGGCAAACCCTCGAGGGCTACCGCTTCCAGGGCCGCTTCACCACCCGCTTTTCCGAGTGGGGCCTGGAGCGGCCCCGCTTCCTCTTCCTGGAGGTGCGGGACGAGGTGGAGGTCTTCCTCGAGGCGGAGGTCCGGCGGTGATCCGCCTGGGCTACCCCTGCGAAAACCTCACCCTAGGGGCGAGCACCAACCACACCCTGCGCCTCGCCTCCCTCACGGAGGAGAGGGTTCGGGCCAAGGTGGCGGAGAACCTCCGTGACCTGGAACGCATCCTCCGCTGGAACGCCTCCCATGGCTTCGGCCTCTTCCGCATCGGCCAGCACCTCATCCCCTTCGCCTCCCACCCCGCCTTCCCCTACCCCTGGGAGGGGGCCCACGGGGCCGAGCTCGGCCGCCTCGGGGGCCTGGCCCAGGCCTTGGGCATACGGCTTTCCTTCCACCCGGGGCAGTACGTGAACCCGGGAAGCCCCGACCCCCGGGTGGTGGAGCGCTCCCTGGCGGAACTCCGCTACTCCGCCCGCGCCCTCACGCTCCTCGGAGCGGAGGACGGGGTCCTGGTCCTCCACCTGGGCGGGGCCTACGGGGACCGGGGGCGGGCCCTCCGGCGCTTCGTGGAAAACCTGAGGGGGGAAGGGGAGGTCCTCCGCTACCTGGCCCTGGAGAACGACGAGCGGCTTTGGCCCGTGGAGGAGGTCCTTGAGGCGGCGGAGGCCTTGGGGGTGCCCGTGGTGGTGGACACCCTCCACCACGCCCTCAACCCCGGGCGGCTCACCCTGGAGGAGGCCCTCCGCCTCGCCTTCCCCACCTGGCGGGGAAGGCCCAAGGTCCACCTGGCA from Thermus brockianus encodes:
- the uvsE gene encoding UV DNA damage repair endonuclease UvsE; translation: MIRLGYPCENLTLGASTNHTLRLASLTEERVRAKVAENLRDLERILRWNASHGFGLFRIGQHLIPFASHPAFPYPWEGAHGAELGRLGGLAQALGIRLSFHPGQYVNPGSPDPRVVERSLAELRYSARALTLLGAEDGVLVLHLGGAYGDRGRALRRFVENLRGEGEVLRYLALENDERLWPVEEVLEAAEALGVPVVVDTLHHALNPGRLTLEEALRLAFPTWRGRPKVHLASQDPSKRPGAHAFQVSEEDWERLLKALPGPADLMVEAKGKEKRLPQGALALRGARGGGRA
- a CDS encoding SDR family NAD(P)-dependent oxidoreductase gives rise to the protein MRVLVLGSTGGLGGALAWALRGHELFLSGRRPGPLRALAEEVGGKPIPADLSDELEAQALLEEAGPLDLLLHAVGVAGRAPVRQTPRDLLEGMLQAHLLTAHHVLKHARFRPGARAVFFGAYPAYVRFPAFAAYAAAKGALEAYLEAARKEFRREGVHLVLVRLPAVATALWNPLGGPPKGALAPEEAAQRVLRGVLAEPPPEVLEV
- a CDS encoding alpha/beta fold hydrolase gives rise to the protein MRPLALGLLLGSALAASYLGLPGADTGRPALDRSYALVYRAENPRAVLLLVRGLLGGSTNFALLAEHLRREAPWLEVWAWERRANGLEDRRGFLGEDPLAYYQALPEPDLSPLRDFGLEVHLKDLDLAVAEASKRAPVVLAGHSLGASLATLYAWAHGEKLLGLVLLDGTLGLVTLSREAFLRGQETPLGPLPGLEDLLSGRASPVFRLPGLSPRDLALAEAEAFLAGKRPEEPVPFGPYRATREAKALLRVDDHYSPFPLFSVSAGRAWAREGLSLLGLLQGRLTLTVRGPRAGPIRWRDTGEATDPRAFLKAFAREETGFSEWYFPYRLLLEVAGYPYVRPDLKPRPLPYPVLALGAGRGLVDRPEAFRLPELFPETPSKAQVLPGLTHLDLLTEREGRTARALRDYLELLLGPSRPGPAGPP
- a CDS encoding HEPN domain-containing protein, which produces MERLRTYPRSHDLLALAEGLGAPEGVREASRPFTLSRYPDVAGTLPARLYGKAQGEARLEAAKEVLSWVEASLRP
- a CDS encoding nucleotidyltransferase domain-containing protein — encoded protein: MGGGELAPLKEALRQAPFPIALALLFGSRARGDALLESDYDLLVVSPAFRGMNYLDRLLLLHRTLPLRHVDYVALTPEEWAARREELGVVGEAAREGIVLLENPSPPPSR
- a CDS encoding class I SAM-dependent methyltransferase codes for the protein MALPPWLLPLLACPRCGAPLEGFRCAPCGVGYPLRGPFPDLRAGKERLPLALVNRFPPTAWLYDAWRGRSTGLLSGGALTFAEEIAHLRAWLLPTGGPFLDVGTGTGVYREALGERAVGIDPSPAFLRVAARRRPGPYLLAHGEALPFGAGVFSGVAIGPTWNEFQDPRRAALEARRVLRKGGRLFGMLLLGPGPSFGLFRPGGEKVLSLLQEAGFRAELLRFGRLGLVLAEA
- a CDS encoding phytoene desaturase family protein, encoding MRAVVVGAGIGGLVAAQVLKRAGLEVVVLEAHTYPGGLAGSFHHRGFRFEAGATLLTGLAPGAPLALALEAAGVEPPVRPLPEGFPLLQVLLPRGPLVRPVGREAEREAQVDFFGKGVLPFWAWQRDRAERLLALAPRLPWPPEPEEAPLLLRTLPGLLPLLPDLLARASRRAPEDPAFRLFLEAQLLISAQTKDPYALYAALGLDLPHLGAALPPYVGLLAEALAGGLEVRYKARAVRLLHREGRAHGVEVVYGGRRRGEREVVAGEVFVLNVPPEPLLGLPERVPGDGWGAFVVYGVLPFRASPPYYRQNARERPFAFLSLRPEGERTLFSLSLHTPLALWAGLEGEDYRRAKARWQAKALALGEALLPGLREAILLFAATPLTYRRFAGRAWVGGIPQTHPFRFPRVRLLRNAFRVGEGVFPGQGIPAAALSGLRAARLALAYLGLGGVLGNPLAPGPSYPPAP
- a CDS encoding cobyric acid synthase, with the protein product MRAKALAVWGTGSGVGKSLFVAGLLRHFRRLGLKAAPFKAQNMANHARVVAGGEMATAQWLQARAAGVAPEVRMNPVLVKPFGERGAQVVVLGRVDPFLSSLPWRERKPHLEAPVREALEGLLAEYELVVLEGAGSPVERNLWPDLPNLQVAAWAGARALLVADVDQGGALGALYGTWALLGEHRERLLGFAFNKFRGDLSLLKPAYGLLEAWTGVPVLGTLPMLPLELPEEDGFRHRLRGGEGPKVAILRYPHAANLDEFWPLAELARAVYAETPEEAEGAELLILPGSRLPARDLPWLKAFLPLLRRHVEAGKPLLAVCGGAEMLSEVIADEEGVEEQGVFPGLGLLPYRVRMRREKRVKARRVPLSGLAGYWGRLNGLEAEGYEIHHGEGLPLIHQEGSLLATWLHGLLENPGVQRALFGREARALDEALDSLADALERHLDLPRLHRALGLTGRLWQGVAPQSPDPPPRPGLVLLLGGARSGKSRHAQRLAGPQATLIATAEARDEEMADRIRRHRAERPPTWETLEEPLDLAGALGRARHPVVVVDCLTVWVSNLLERNLDPLAEVERFLKAVAESGKRVIAISNEVGMGIVPANALARRYRDLLGGVNARLAEEAEAVYLLVAGQPLLLKGGEPVAQATPEGHPGPEM
- a CDS encoding flavin reductase, translated to MRLALLAVGDNFMPMAWWTPVSKDPFRFLLAVDRKNHTLGLLRELGEGALCFLPWEARAWVVRAGYLSGRRVRKAERLGVALRPAQALARTRVPEGALAVFELKVAEWPTDGDHALFLGDVVHTEGSPEAKRRPILFLGFRDFATLGETWRFRP
- a CDS encoding YceI family protein, encoding MWTAFLFLLAFAQAPYAVEGVARYRGYYPLGSWEGVNPTARGEVQWDGERASGKVCLEQAAWDSGIGERDKKALEILRAKEYPEACLYPKRASFAGARFVVEGELSLAGRTRPVRLEGELRQTLEGYRFQGRFTTRFSEWGLERPRFLFLEVRDEVEVFLEAEVRR
- a CDS encoding DUF4397 domain-containing protein, with amino-acid sequence MRRWFPLLLTVLAGLSLAQGAMVRVAHLSPDAPAVDVLVNGQRAIQNLAFKEVTPYIPLPAARVRVQVVPAGQEGPVVIDAELDLRDGVYYTVAATGFLAQIRPQVYTDALAGLFPRAGYARIRVVHTSPDAPAVDVAVKGGTVLFPNLPFPRAGQYLVVPAGRYDLEVRVAGTATVALELPGVVLESGKTYTVFAVGSVQAGTLTVVPVVDAAALGGNR
- a CDS encoding SDR family oxidoreductase, producing the protein MRVLVTGATGYVGGRLVPRLLERGHRVRVLVRDARRLGGRPWAERVEVVEGSLEDEGALLRALEGVEAAYYLVHAMLSEARFQEAEERQATAFVRVAQRVGLPHAIYLGGLLPRKGRPSPHLASRARVGEILRRGVPTTEFRAGPIVGSGSASFEMVRYLTERLPVMVAPRWVLNPVSPIAIRDVLAYLLQALEKGPSGVVEVGAPPLSFKAMMETYAEVRGLKRLILPVPVLAPRLAALWVGLVTPIPNRLALPLVEGILHPLVADTARAKALFPEVDPIPYREAVALALERTALGEVETRWSGALQGRSYFLEDREGVIREVRTLPVQAPPEAVYRVFASLGGERGWLVWGWAWALRGLVDRLLGGPGLRRGRRHPTLLLPGEAVDFWRVEAVEPGRLLRLRAEMRLPGKAWLEWQALPEGEGCRLVQTAYFAPVGLTGFLYWWALYPIHARIFSDLARAIAKEAERQREALA